AACAGTGAGACCGCCATTTCTGGTCTCTTTCAATGCAGGGGGGACATGAGTGATGAAGAGTGCCACAACTGTGTAAACGCAATTCCTCAAATGTCAGACAGCTTGTGCAGCCTTGCAATGGCAGCTAGAATTCAGCTTTTTGGGTGCTACACACACTATGAGGCTGATGGTTTTCATGAACCAGATGCAACTACTTCCAAAACTAATTTGCTCTACAAGATTTGTGGTGAATCTGAGGCAGTGGATGGTGGGTTTGTAGAGCTTAGAGACGCGGCGTTTGCAGCTCTTGAAAGTGGTGTTGTGAGTGGTAATGGGTTCTTTTCATCGAGCTATGACTCGGTGCAAGTGACGGCACAGTGTGAAGGTGATTTAGGGGGTTGTGATTGTGGGGAATGTGTGAACAATGCAGTGCAGGTTGCTCAGGAAGAATGTGGGAACTCAGTTTCAGGAGAAATTTATTTGGACAAGTGCTTCATCAGCTATTCTTACTATCCGGATGGGACACACGGCAACTCTAAACACGGTAATGCTGCTTCAGTTTCTCTTTGAACTTTTGTATATTTGCGTAGCTAGTGAAGATTGATGGTGTTTCAGTGAccataaaaattgtttttaacagAGGTATGCATGTATCGGGTTGAGTTTgataaaaagagtttttttcCATTTAACCTACCATGactgagttgaaaaaaaaaaagacccattATAGGGGTCCAACCCAATCCACATAGATCGGATTGGATTGGACCCAAGGGTTggacagtttttatttttattttaaaagatgAGCATGGGGACAAATTTATAAGATAATTACCTACCCAAATAATAACATATTTACTAATCAAACTATATCATAATACCAAATCAACACAAATAACATAatgtttattttcttataaattagTGCATTAAACCAAAATAGTAAATACtaaaatcataatatatatatatatatatatatatatagatataggtGAATCAAGTTCGGTTTGAAGAATTTGTGAATCAGCTAGTCCACACCTTACCTAacttgttgtaaaaaaaaaaaaaaaaaaaaaagattgcaacccaacctaacccatcAACTCCTAAAAACTAAGCCAACCCATTGAGTTAGGTTGGATTGTGTTGGTTTTGACTTTGATGGGTCAGTGGGTTGGATTCACACCCCTTTCTCatatgctataaaaaaaaaatggtctttTGTCAAAACATAAAATGCCAGGTAGTAGAAGTTGTAGTAGACTAGTATCCTATCATCTATATAAATGGTTTTCctctatcatcatcatcatcatcatcatcattatttttatgAGTGATGATAGGGAATACTATAGATTTATTGCATCATTTTTATGAGTGATGATAGGGaatactataaatttattgCTTGAGTCTTGTAATTAAACTGATTCGCAATCATGGAGaggtaatttaaatatttatttattagttgttGTTAAGGTAGCATCAAtcatatttattttctcaaGAGAAGTTGCAATGTGTAAATcttttatactaaaatttttgtagtaactttagcattttttttttcattattattactCTTAATAATTATGCATTACAGCTCCCATGATTTGTCAAATGCTTTGTAGCTGAATTAGCACATTCACATACACAAAGTGCATGGGGGAATAGGAGAAAGGGTTTGAACTGTGGATTAGcagcatattataattataattatctctaaaaaaaaactcccatgatttcaatttttgtccTTGTTTCTTTCGCTCTTACATGATTCATTATCACTAATTATGGACGACATTTTCTTGACAGAGGGCCAGAAAGGCAAAAATAGCAGTGGGAATAAAACAGCAGCAATTGTTGTGGGAGGGGCAGCAGCTTTATTTTTggggtttattttcttttcgtGTATCAAGTCTTGGAATAAGAAAGATGatgattaattttaaatcatgtcaaattaatataaattttttttagaaacaattaataaaattgtttaatCTTAGTTGTTTCTCCATTTTTATGTAATGTTATTTGGTCGTAGAATTTATTAATGTACATTTaaatatcgcttattttgctaaaaactgaaaattgaaaacaataaaaaaataattaaaaagttatTGTTCACGCACGAGTTATTGTTCATTTGCCTACTTGCACTATTCAtgtcccatgaatagtgcaaGAGGCGCTggttcttaaaaataaaaattaaaaaaaaaaaaggcaaaaaatgcAAACGCCTCTAACGCAAACACAAACCAAACGGACACTTAATATATTATGAGTAATGCAATaaccataaactattttacaacatttttacaaaacgtTAATGTGAccaacttcttattg
This genomic stretch from Quercus lobata isolate SW786 chromosome 3, ValleyOak3.0 Primary Assembly, whole genome shotgun sequence harbors:
- the LOC115982577 gene encoding plasmodesmata-located protein 2-like is translated as MNSTSTLIPSSLQLLLLVSLALFLPSIKSSSDYSTLVYKNCASQTFTSTSISHSQTLSSLFQELVAHSSQSKFFKTIEGNSETAISGLFQCRGDMSDEECHNCVNAIPQMSDSLCSLAMAARIQLFGCYTHYEADGFHEPDATTSKTNLLYKICGESEAVDGGFVELRDAAFAALESGVVSGNGFFSSSYDSVQVTAQCEGDLGGCDCGECVNNAVQVAQEECGNSVSGEIYLDKCFISYSYYPDGTHGNSKHEGQKGKNSSGNKTAAIVVGGAAALFLGFIFFSCIKSWNKKDDD